One Segnochrobactrum spirostomi genomic window carries:
- the cydB gene encoding cytochrome d ubiquinol oxidase subunit II, translating to MVEFWASVLALSILLYVLLDGFDLGVGMLFPFASGERERSRMLAAISPVWDGNETWLVVSAATLFGAFPAVFSIILSAFYVPLFVMLIGLILRGVAFEFRYKASGSRRLWDAGFVAGSYVAAFVQGTAVGAMVQGLPVEGGVFVGNSMSWASPFALFCGAGLCIGYAMIGACWITAKSASSPAAFGFRVLPGLMALLLAFLVAVFVWSVQIRLPILARWTERPVLLLCPLVGAIAFTGLAVSIWRRSDRFLFLGAAVIFIAAFAALAGSFLPYMLPFSLTIWEAASPPASLDFLFWGAGLFVLPLTLAYTLIVYFIFRGKIVEDGPS from the coding sequence ATGGTCGAGTTCTGGGCGTCCGTTCTCGCACTCTCCATCTTGCTCTACGTGCTGCTCGACGGGTTCGATCTCGGCGTCGGCATGCTGTTTCCCTTCGCCTCGGGCGAGCGCGAGCGCAGCCGGATGCTCGCCGCGATCTCTCCCGTCTGGGACGGCAACGAGACATGGCTCGTCGTTTCCGCGGCGACCTTGTTCGGCGCCTTCCCGGCCGTGTTCTCGATCATCCTGTCGGCTTTCTACGTCCCACTGTTCGTCATGCTGATCGGCCTGATCCTGCGGGGCGTCGCGTTCGAGTTCCGCTACAAGGCATCCGGCAGCCGCCGACTTTGGGATGCGGGCTTCGTCGCAGGCTCCTATGTGGCGGCCTTCGTGCAGGGCACCGCCGTCGGCGCCATGGTGCAGGGGTTGCCGGTCGAGGGCGGCGTGTTCGTCGGCAATTCGATGAGCTGGGCCAGCCCGTTCGCACTGTTCTGCGGTGCCGGCCTGTGCATCGGCTATGCCATGATCGGAGCGTGCTGGATCACCGCGAAGTCCGCGAGTTCGCCCGCCGCGTTCGGCTTTCGGGTCCTCCCGGGGCTGATGGCGTTGCTGCTCGCGTTCCTCGTCGCCGTCTTCGTCTGGTCGGTGCAGATCCGCCTGCCGATCCTCGCGCGCTGGACCGAGCGCCCCGTCCTGTTGCTGTGCCCGCTCGTCGGGGCCATCGCCTTCACCGGCTTGGCGGTGTCCATCTGGCGGCGAAGCGACCGCTTCCTGTTTCTCGGCGCCGCCGTCATCTTCATCGCGGCCTTCGCCGCGCTCGCCGGCTCGTTCCTGCCCTACATGCTGCCGTTCTCCCTCACGATCTGGGAGGCAGCATCGCCGCCGGCGTCCCTGGACTTTCTCTTTTGGGGTGCCGGTCTCTTCGTCCTGCCCCTGACCCTCGCCTACACGTTGATCGTCTATTTCATCTTCCGCGGAAAGATCGTCGAAGACGGTCCCTCATGA
- a CDS encoding cytochrome ubiquinol oxidase subunit I, producing the protein MDLTPLLLSRIQFAFTISFHIIFPAFTIGLAAWLTFLEACGLITGEKIYRRLSDFWLKIFAVAFGLGVVSGIVMAFQFGTNWSELARRTGPIQGPLLGYESFTAFALEAAFFGVLMFGRDRVPRWAYLLTCLMVSLGTSLSAFWIMVNNSWMQYPTGYALTADGIFVPTSWSAIIFNEAVWTRFPHMILAAYVTSAFCVAATGAWYMLRGKAVQEGRAMAVMGLRLAAILVPIQIVFGHLVGDFVHDAQPAKFAAIEGRWNDEQPASEILIAWPDPQNERNRFELAVPYLGSVIGSMSLTAKELGLKSFAPEDRPPVAIPFFAFRIMVGCGLLMLAIAWLGSWLSFFGERIVKARMFLVATSLSFPLGFIATLTGWFTAEVGRQPWVVYGQLRTRDAVTPFISSYEIAGTIILVGFVYALIFGFGVLYIYRLLRAGPIPTAEPHLYGTNPKRPMSLPGASPGVAGATGLGE; encoded by the coding sequence ATGGACCTCACTCCCCTGCTGCTGTCTCGAATACAATTCGCCTTCACCATCTCCTTCCACATCATCTTTCCAGCCTTCACCATCGGTCTCGCCGCGTGGCTCACCTTCCTGGAAGCCTGCGGCCTGATCACCGGCGAGAAGATCTATCGGCGCCTTTCTGATTTCTGGCTCAAGATCTTCGCTGTCGCGTTCGGCCTCGGGGTCGTCTCCGGGATCGTGATGGCCTTCCAGTTCGGAACCAACTGGAGCGAGCTGGCGCGAAGAACGGGCCCGATCCAGGGCCCGTTGCTGGGATATGAGAGCTTCACCGCGTTCGCCCTCGAGGCCGCTTTCTTCGGCGTGTTGATGTTCGGCCGCGACCGCGTGCCTCGCTGGGCCTATCTGCTGACGTGCCTGATGGTCTCGCTCGGGACGAGCCTTTCGGCCTTCTGGATCATGGTCAACAACAGCTGGATGCAATATCCGACCGGCTATGCTCTGACGGCGGACGGCATCTTCGTACCCACGAGCTGGTCCGCGATCATCTTCAACGAAGCGGTGTGGACCCGCTTCCCGCATATGATCCTCGCGGCCTATGTGACATCCGCGTTCTGCGTGGCGGCCACCGGAGCCTGGTACATGCTGCGGGGCAAGGCGGTCCAGGAAGGCCGGGCGATGGCGGTCATGGGCCTGCGGCTCGCCGCCATCCTGGTGCCGATCCAGATCGTCTTCGGCCATCTCGTCGGCGACTTCGTTCATGACGCGCAGCCGGCCAAGTTCGCCGCCATCGAGGGGCGGTGGAACGATGAGCAGCCGGCGAGTGAGATCCTCATCGCATGGCCCGACCCGCAGAACGAACGCAATCGCTTCGAACTCGCCGTCCCCTATCTCGGCAGTGTGATCGGATCGATGAGCCTGACGGCCAAGGAGCTCGGGCTGAAGAGCTTCGCGCCCGAGGATCGGCCACCGGTCGCCATTCCGTTCTTCGCGTTCCGCATCATGGTGGGCTGCGGCTTGCTGATGCTTGCGATCGCCTGGCTGGGGTCGTGGCTGAGCTTCTTCGGCGAGCGCATCGTGAAGGCGCGGATGTTCCTCGTCGCGACGTCGCTCTCGTTCCCCCTCGGCTTCATCGCCACCCTCACCGGCTGGTTCACGGCGGAGGTGGGCCGGCAGCCGTGGGTCGTCTACGGCCAACTTCGAACCCGAGACGCCGTCACGCCCTTTATATCATCCTATGAAATAGCGGGAACCATCATCCTGGTGGGCTTCGTCTACGCCCTGATCTTCGGATTTGGCGTTCTCTACATCTACCGGCTGCTGCGCGCCGGGCCGATCCCGACGGCTGAGCCCCACCTTTACGGCACCAATCCCAAGCGCCCCATGTCCCTCCCCGGGGCGAGCCCCGGCGTGGCGGGTGCGACCGGCTTAGGAGAATGA